CAACCGTGTTCGGTTGTTCCTCGTGTTGTTTAATCTATTTAGATACGACAAACTATTTGCACAATAGTTTAGATAGTTCAAATTTATTTGAACGTAAATAATTAGTATGCAAtattttttgttgtttgattCTATTAAACAAACGCTATTAAAAATAAATAGTGTCTTAGTTGTTTGATTCTATTAAACAGGCGTTATGCcgctattaataaaaataaacaacttTTCTTGCAACCTTGTTCGGTTGTTCCTCGTGTTGTTTAATGTTGAACAATGGAGCTCTTTTATGGATTATTGACATTGTTGGTATTGaattacttttttgtttttgatgttATAGATCGATTTGCATTGGTTTGGGTGGTGGTCTTACATTGGGAAGAGTTACAGAATTGTTTCTTTAAATTGTAGagaataatttcataaactgtACTTTGAAAACATACTTCGTAATATGATATTGAACTATAAGCTAAAACATATTTCGTAATATGATAATGAACTGAAATATATATTCCGTATAATTGATTTGTTTGCCGGAAAATATTTTTAGAATGTATACTATCAACAGAATCTTTAGATTtgtaatcaaaataaataatacacttccttaaataaaatattctaattccctaaaaaaattaattaatttttttaattaaaaagagaggcgaatcaatgagtgacacttgtcatcaccacattgattttctctcttttagtatattatatagatggGCTCAGGAATAtacttgggctaggattaggattgcTTTTCAACTTTTAAGAGTGTTTAATCCATACCAGATTAGAACTACTTTCTAAAACCGAATTGTTTCTATGTTTCAAATCGTTTTCGAATTATGATTCTAAAAATGTTTGATTtcaataaatcattaaaatatttataaagcattatttaaataaaataaatatacattaaatatatatttattactaaaattcacacattttatttaaatataattaattcatcgttaaaatatattaataactttataaatttacgggagATTACATACCCACATTGACAACATCGATATTTCGAATCCCTAGCCCTCCATCACACCTATGCCTAAACAAAACTTCATTTTCTCCAGAAAATAGGTCTCTTGTCCATAGAAGAGCTCCACCAGTACCGCATAATTGTGGAAGTTATTTTCTTAGCCAAACCTATTGGAATGAGATAAAGAGAAAGGATATTGGCCAAGAGATCCACGAGAATACCATTAATAAAGACAGTCTTCCTTCCTTGTGACAGATGCATGAATTTTCAAGAGCTCAGTTTCTACAACAGCTTATCGTGGATTTAGATAGCTTTGAAGTTGTTCTTCCATCTACATCCATTGGACACCTCAGCTACGTTCCCAATTGAGCATTACTTTTCACTCCCAAAGGCCTCCTGAGAATTCTTATGAACAAAGATTGTGTGTTAGGACTAATGATCACGCAAGACTTGTCAAAATTTATCATCTCTCATGACCAGGCCCGACCCTGGAGGATGTTTTGAGGGGCGGCCTCCCAGGGTCCCAGAGGGCAAGGGTCCCCAAAATATACAATTGGGTTAAAAGTTTATCGATCAAAATAATAAACACAGATATTAACCATAAAATGTTGGTGAATAGTTGGTTGAATCCTATTTAATGTTTGGCAGGCAATAGGGGTTCGAAATCCCATAGCCGAATTTTTTCCACATACAACTGAAAAGCAATTGTGATATTTTGCAGAGTAgattttagttttgattttctctgtTTCTTTTGATATCAATCCACGTCTTCTTTAAATGGACTTCTTTTTTATGGGTTCTTTAAACAAAATATTTATGTGTACATTTTTAAACATTGTGTCATTAAGAAATACGTAGTAAGTATTATTTGTATATTTTAttttgcataactaattgtttTATGACATTGTATATTCGTATATGTTTTGAAATACGATTCAAATATTTAAAGGAGAAATAAATATACTCGACACTCCATATATAATATGGACATACAGTGGGTATTTTAAGACCTTGCACCATATATAAGAACACCCTTGGAACCCCTTTATCGTGATTCATCATGAGCCCCTAAAATGTCAGAACCGGCCCTGTTCATGACATGCCACAAAAGGAGTCAATGCAATCTCTCATAATGTGGCAAGAAGACAACTTTGCTTTAAAGCAGAAGAGAGTGTCAtctgaaaaaacaaaaacaaaaaaaaaacaaaaaaaaaaacaaatgagaGATAGGTGGTGATGAACGTGCAAATTTGAACCCATATTGAATTGTAGCTTGCTCAATCTCTTTGATAACACCTGCATGCAAAGAATAAAGAGATATGGTGACGAGGGCGATTTTATGTCGCCCTTATAGCCTAAGAGGGCGATATTTGAACCAAAGAGGGCGACAAATCTTATTTGTTGTAGTGAAAGTGCAAGAATTTTAGAAGAAAAATatcaatatgttaaaaaagagaagaaaatatcaatatgttaaaaaaataacaaaatatcaatatgttaaaaaagagaaagaagcaACAATTTCTTAACAACAATGCTTTGCATTAGAGAatatttaattgaaaatttcTCCGGCAAAAGTTATTACACATTTTTAATCATACATTATGCATTTTTAGTCCTACTAAGCacttattatacatgttttatatgcttaataatatggtaatttgaccaaaatattgactataaatattttccattattgaaTATAGAGTataccgatttgactaaaatatccAAAATTCATTTTTATCAAATTATTATGACATGGTatctattatttccataatCTATTGTTGATACGAAATTGAAAAAGTTAGAACTACTACGGTTTCACTCTAAACTCTTGGATATATatagtttcaactttcaagcCAAAAGAGACGAGCACAAACAAATAATAGTCAAAGGGATCCTAAAATTTGACAAGAAGCTTAGAACGATTAAGATATAATTCCTTCAAAAAGCTAATCAACTTCACTTGATCCTCTGCCTTACTATACATAATCTCCTAAACTATTCCTTTCAAGGCTACTATAATCCATAGATATTATTAGACCTGCAGGATTGGTGATTCACGAGGTTGATATTCATAGATAATGTAATGTTGAGATGTACAAGAAACTACTAAGGTCTCTTTCCGATGGAGCCATAGattcattttgttcttttggttgtgggataaatggactaaatcaaaatggcccTTAAAACTTCTTCGCTTcatttccatgaagtagaagatggtcgtttGATTGTCGTTCCGTTActgcttttgggtcaattgaaaacaacctctctgcaattgtagGGGTAAGATTGCGTACGTCCGACACCCcgtaccccgcttcttgcgggagcctctttgaggcaatggggtaatgataatgatgaatgaTGTACAGGAAACTACTACTACAGTATCCAAGAGCATAAAGAGTAAAGGCGTCCTATTTTCTAAGCTATACTAACCAAACCTTCAAGCATTACATTTGTATGCCGCCTTAATTAATAGAAGCAAACTAtctaattaagaaaaataaatccaAAAATACTTGTGTACAAAACTAGTTAACTTCTCCGATACTGTCAATTTGGCCCGGACTTGCCTAAATGAACATCTTCTTGCTTAGTTTCTTTCAGAGTAGACAATACAGTCATTTCATTCTCGACGAGATTATCATCAATCTTAATTATCTCATCACCTTCACCTTCACCATCAGACTCATGAAGCTCAACATAGGATGATGAATTAGTTGAATGACCTGTTGTCATGAAACGGTGTAAGGTCGGTCCAGATGAATACCCCTTCGAAGAGTTCCTTAATCTCTTCGAGCTTCCTCCTAAGGTTCGGGTAGAAGGAGACTTCTCTGTATTCTCTTGCTTCCTCTTAACTTCCATGTGCCATTTCATGAGGGCTTTTGATGTTTGCTCATCAAAGATAGACTTCTTCATGTTCGATCCCATCTATACATTGAAAGTATGTTTTCATCACCAAGTTTCAATATCAAAGTTGTCAGAAAATATTACAACAGAATTAAGTTAGATGACTTAAGAGCTAAAGAAAGTATGGCAATACCTGGGTCACAAGAGCATAAACTGGAAGAGTGCTATAACTGCATAGAACCATAGCGCAAATCCTGTAATCCCAAATTACACTTCGTTAATCCAACGAGAGAAGATGATGCAACACCAATGACAAATAATGGCCAATTTAATGTTTTTCATCTTATATAAGATAAGATAGTTTACAGAACTCGTTCGACAAGAGAATTTGTTGAGATCTTACCCGATAACTATTTTGACAAGCACAAAGATGTGTCTATCATGAAAACATGACTGCAAACCGAATTCATACtacaacaaacaaacaaacaaacagtaTTTCAGTAAGTATCTTTAGAGTTTTGGTGTATTTGTGTAGAGTAGTATTTCAAAGAAAGTTTATTACCAGTATCCACAAGAAATATGTTATCTGGAATGCATTCTGCATCACCAAAAACAGAATACGTCACCGTCAGATATATAGTTTTCCATGTGAAAATCAGATTTCAGATGTTAAAACAGATATAGAGTTGAGGCCGAAGAAAATGATCCACCATAACTTGACAGTTGACACTACAAAGTTATAGCAACTATAGAAAAATGCACAAGTCTCATGTTTTTTCTAGAACTGTCAAAAACTGGTTGTCCTGAAACCCGACTCACGGACTACTTGAATTCACCAAAGCCCATAAAAAGTTATTTCACAAATGCATGTCAAACCCAAAAAATAGATTGACCACCACGGATCCTCCAACCCACTAGCTAAATTGCACATAAACCATCATAGGTTGCAAATACGTCCAAAATGAGTGTGTGAAAGAAGATGAGATGtagtttaaatgtttaataccTGAAATAGAGCAAAATGGAGGAGATGCAGAATTAAATGAGGCTTAGAGAACCAAAAGTATTCATCTGAACCTTGCACAAGAGGAATCCCTTGGACCACAGCATGCCTCTCTGTGATTTCCAAAGCCATTCTGGTCAAAATGGCTTGCAGCTTTGCTCCAACAGCTAAAATAACCTTAAGAAAACTGTAGTGTTAGAAGTCCCTTCTATACAAAGTGGAGATGTTCAATAAATCCATGTTCTTCTGAAACAGTGTCTTACCATCAGCGGAAGTATTGATGCCCAAAAAAGTGTGTGCCAACCTGCAAATGCAACACCACCAGTGTGGAAGAATGTCGAGTTACAGAAATCAGTAAGCAAATGGGAAAGTTGATACTTCCTCCATCCCGTAAAAACTAGGCCATATATGGTTTTTGTGGTAAAAAATATATCCACTTTGACCATTAATCTAACTATTACTTCGTATTACCTCCgatcctgaaagttctttacactcacTATTTGCACGACTCTAGTGCAATATTTGACCATTAATATACCTAATTCCGTATgatataaaattattaaaagttgatattttaaatatgtgtatcgtgatgaatctaacaagatctcacgttataatgtttttatgtactccctccgtcccggaatccTCGAAACGGTTTGACCGGCATAGAGTTTATGCattgtaattgacttattatttaattagatggtagttgGTAGTGGGGTGTTTTTTTAATATTGATAGTGGGATGTgtgaatttttttaatgtttatttttaggGAGTAGGGAAGTAGGTGGGTCATTTGGTAAGTGAGaaattgatataatattaataaaagtttcCATTTTTAAAAACGTTGCATGTAATCCCGGACGGTCTTATAAGGAAAGCGTTTCGAGTATtccaggacggagggagtatataataaTGTAAAATTACGGTCaaaattttcatactttggacacacaTACCAAAGTGTAAGGAACtgttaggaacggaggtagtatatgctAGTAGAAATAAGAAATATATAATCTACCAAAAATATGTACTAAAATTATGATTTCCTGTCATAGCTcaataattataattttcataGTACAAGACACGTGTAGGAGCGGTACATGGAGAAATTGATAGAATCGTGGCTTACCTTTTACATTAAGAAGCAAGAAAATCACAAAAGATGCCCATAGAACTGGACTGCAAACAAAAAGATGGGAAAGAgttaaaatttgaatttgaatgacAAATGATGGTTTGTATTTGTCGAAACCATATCAACTACTCCATATCCGAATCCTCACCTGACACCCACAACCACTTTAAAATCATCTTCTAGTGACCTTTTGATATACTTTTGGAAGTTGAATTGGCTTCCTTGAGCTATATGAGCCTAAAGCCATATCCAGCAGAAATTCAAGTTATGTAAGGAGGATCTTACATGAATGAGGGTAAAACAACTTCGATAAATGAAGTATTTATGAGAGGCACTCACATTAATGAATCCGTTTCTTAACGTCAGGTAGTCGGCCATAGTAACTGATCTGAAAAATTGGCGGAAAAAACATCCCTGCACGATTATGTAAGAATTAATTACAGTGCTAGCAGGAAAACCTCATGGTAGATGCCTGACAAATGTAGTAGCAAAATGGTAAGAGCATTCATCATAATAGGTCCTCGACTTCCAGCCAAGAAAaccatttttttaaaatcaTTGGTCCTTCTACCAAAAGTTTTGATCTTTCTTTCAAACATCTAACTTCCTTGTTTGAGACCGCAATGCTCTAAAATCTAGAAAACATAAGGCTAGTATTAAAGCATCTGAGTCCCAGAAAAACTTCCAACTTTTCTTTGCACTCTTCTTCATCCTCTTGCTTTTGATTGTTTATTACTCCTTCTGTTCCAGAAGGATTgcaacattttttatttatgtGCATCCCAGAGTAGTTACTTCCTCGATGGAAAGAAACcactaatattatattatttcttacaACTCCTTTAGACCCAATAACATTATTCACATATACTTTCTCATTAAACTAACAAACATACCCCACTAATTACTATCACATTACAGTAGACTAACTCAACAAATGACCTGACGGATGTTGGAACAGAAAAAGCTAAAACACATTCTTGTGAGTTGTGACTGACAGAATCGAGGGGAGTTTGAAACTGGAAGAAAGGTTCAAAGAAAAGTACTCCTGTTGTCCCAACTTGGTGTAACGAAGTTAACATTCTACTTTTACCCACCTTTTTCTATCAACTTATTCTCCCTCCTGAATCTCTACTGCATTCAGAAGTACAGATCCATTAAACACTCTTTCTGGTGATATATGCTTATTTGAACAAATAAATCAAAACTGGAAAGATAACATCGAATGATATCAACCCTCTTTCAACAATCTGTATGCAagtctcacacacacacacacacaaaaacacAGGAAAAGGGTCAAAGGAAAGAAGACTGTTCTTCTTAATGTCAAACTAAAACATGCTACAATGGCTTTTAACCAAATTCTTACCACATAAAAGAAGAATGGGATCCTTGTCCAAAAGCTGTTGTGCGCTCTCACAAAAGTTGTCTGATGTGTGAGCCTGAATCTTGAAGGATCTGATACATATTGATAATCAAAGAATATAGTCATCATGGTAGTCATCGACATATCATGGAGAAATAATGACCCAATAAAAAGTCAAAATCAGGAACAATGAATGCAGCCCTATGAGGCAAGAAACAATTTACCATTTCTTAACTCATAGTTAAGTGATGATGCTTCAAGCTCCCATTCCTTCCAACCTTTAATCTGCAGAAAAGAAGATATAAGTGGCGAGAATCATCACGCAACACATATTTCAGCATTAGCAGCTACCCTTTCTTTTCCAATGGAATCAACAGATCAAAAGCCAGTCACTGCCTCACAAACAATCATTTTAAAAGTCAAACAGAGAATTCGTAGCAATATTTGGTTTACCACAGGAATGTAACACGGGATAAGGGAAATCTTCTGAAAAAACGGAATTTAGCTAATGAAAGGAGCCATATGAACCATTACAACCGTTTCCAGGCGATCAGGTAGACACCTGGCATCAAGCATATTTTCATTCATCTTACAAATAAGGCACAGTAAGATGTAATGTAACCACTTATATCCAACAATGGACACTGAAATTGCGAACTCGCCACGGGTGGAGCTACAGGTACTTTTGCAATTACCACtccaaattttaaaaaattattaccAGGAATGATAAATTCATCGGGTCATACACAAGTCCATACTCTTAACACTCCCCCTCGCATTACTTGAGTTAAGCCCCTACTTGGGGAATTCAATTATGTTAGGCTACTTGCTCCAAACAGATCTTTGACACTTTTCCATATTGCAAATCCTTCAACATTGTTGGGCCATCCCTTTTTGGGACAAACAATGGGACAAGACCGTTGGCTCTGATGCCATGATAAATGCATCGCGCCATACACAT
This genomic stretch from Spinacia oleracea cultivar Varoflay chromosome 3, BTI_SOV_V1, whole genome shotgun sequence harbors:
- the LOC110779171 gene encoding MLO-like protein 10 isoform X1, which gives rise to MEGESHGSSSTPKPEEIGERMLHQTPTWAVAGVCAVIILISFVLEKGLQGIGTWLTKRQKRALYEALGKVKEELMVMGFISLLLTFSQGYMAKICIPTSFANHMLPCELEDHGFVEENRRRLLWNKRRILEGSHNSCPADHVPLITVDAAHQLHILIFFLAVFHVLYSAVTMMLGKLKIKGWKEWELEASSLNYELRNDPSRFRLTHQTTFVRAHNSFWTRIPFFFYVGCFFRQFFRSVTMADYLTLRNGFINAHIAQGSQFNFQKYIKRSLEDDFKVVVGVSPVLWASFVIFLLLNVKGWHTLFWASILPLMVILAVGAKLQAILTRMALEITERHAVVQGIPLVQGSDEYFWFSKPHLILHLLHFALFQNAFQITYFLWILYEFGLQSCFHDRHIFVLVKIVIGICAMVLCSYSTLPVYALVTQMGSNMKKSIFDEQTSKALMKWHMEVKRKQENTEKSPSTRTLGGSSKRLRNSSKGYSSGPTLHRFMTTGHSTNSSSYVELHESDGEGEGDEIIKIDDNLVENEMTVLSTLKETKQEDVHLGKSGPN
- the LOC110779171 gene encoding MLO-like protein 10 isoform X2; the protein is MVMGFISLLLTFSQGYMAKICIPTSFANHMLPCELEDHGFVEENRRRLLWNKRRILEGSHNSCPADHVPLITVDAAHQLHILIFFLAVFHVLYSAVTMMLGKLKIKGWKEWELEASSLNYELRNDPSRFRLTHQTTFVRAHNSFWTRIPFFFYVGCFFRQFFRSVTMADYLTLRNGFINAHIAQGSQFNFQKYIKRSLEDDFKVVVGVSPVLWASFVIFLLLNVKGWHTLFWASILPLMVILAVGAKLQAILTRMALEITERHAVVQGIPLVQGSDEYFWFSKPHLILHLLHFALFQNAFQITYFLWILYEFGLQSCFHDRHIFVLVKIVIGICAMVLCSYSTLPVYALVTQMGSNMKKSIFDEQTSKALMKWHMEVKRKQENTEKSPSTRTLGGSSKRLRNSSKGYSSGPTLHRFMTTGHSTNSSSYVELHESDGEGEGDEIIKIDDNLVENEMTVLSTLKETKQEDVHLGKSGPN